A region of Halosolutus amylolyticus DNA encodes the following proteins:
- a CDS encoding ABC transporter permease, translating into MTAILRVESAKLLRGSLTLSGLLAMLSAFFLVVFPSVREEAALIEEVYPAYLLELLGIEELHTIEGFVGGYVFSFVWILITGIYVAYVSAGMIAGDVRDRKMDLVLSTPVSRESVVLQKVAALWVPLVAVTVGLLAVLLVGVTVLGESLDPVALAMVHLLGVPYLLVCAGIGIVLSVLVDRVETAQATALGLVFVLWLVDGLSTMNPDFEWVGDLTPSRYYDPTAILVHEEYAFLDAGILLAVFLVLLGLALLVFTRRDI; encoded by the coding sequence ATGACGGCGATTCTGCGCGTCGAGTCCGCCAAACTGCTCCGGGGTTCGCTCACCCTGTCCGGACTCCTCGCGATGCTCTCGGCGTTCTTTCTCGTCGTGTTCCCGAGCGTCCGGGAGGAAGCGGCGTTGATCGAGGAAGTGTACCCGGCGTACCTCCTCGAACTCCTGGGGATCGAAGAACTGCACACGATCGAGGGGTTCGTCGGCGGCTACGTCTTCTCGTTCGTCTGGATACTCATCACCGGGATCTACGTCGCGTACGTCAGCGCCGGCATGATCGCGGGGGACGTCCGCGATCGGAAGATGGATCTCGTCCTCTCCACTCCGGTCTCTCGCGAGTCGGTCGTCCTCCAGAAGGTGGCCGCCCTGTGGGTTCCCCTGGTCGCGGTGACCGTCGGCCTGCTGGCCGTACTCCTCGTCGGCGTGACCGTCCTCGGCGAGTCGTTAGACCCCGTCGCGCTCGCGATGGTGCACCTGCTCGGCGTCCCCTACCTGCTGGTCTGTGCCGGCATCGGTATCGTCCTCTCCGTCCTCGTCGATCGCGTCGAAACCGCCCAGGCCACCGCACTGGGGCTGGTGTTCGTCCTCTGGCTGGTCGACGGCCTCTCGACCATGAACCCCGATTTCGAGTGGGTCGGCGACCTCACGCCGAGTCGGTACTACGATCCGACGGCGATCCTCGTCCACGAGGAGTACGCGTTCCTCGACGCCGGGATCCTCCTCGCGGTCTTTCTCGTGTTGCTGGGGCTGGCGCTCCTCGTCTTCACACGGAGGGACATCTGA
- a CDS encoding ABC transporter ATP-binding protein, whose product MRTRTEAIEPEADLDAATIRLDGLTKHYGDVTANDDIRFSVEPGEIFGYLGPNGAGKTTTIRLLLGLIRPTSGTAEVLGADVRDRRALTAVKANVGYLPDELGFEERLTGRQALDYFARMRGDDRRDELLDLFDPPLEKRIETYSSGNRRMLGIVQAFMHDPDLAILDEPTAGLDPLKQDRMHAFLESERDAGKTIFFSSHVLSEVQRVCDRVGIIRAGELVALEDIDVLLEQGGKDVRVQLSEPIARERFATAEMIDLEIVDRTVRFTYTGDPAALLEHIVQFDIDDVDIGDPQLDDIFKHYYGDDATSGAE is encoded by the coding sequence GTGCGCACCCGGACCGAAGCGATCGAACCCGAAGCCGACCTCGACGCGGCGACGATCAGGCTGGACGGTCTCACCAAGCACTACGGCGACGTCACCGCCAACGACGACATCAGATTCAGCGTCGAACCCGGCGAAATATTCGGCTACCTCGGCCCGAACGGGGCGGGCAAGACGACGACGATTCGGCTGTTGCTCGGACTCATCAGGCCGACGTCGGGCACTGCGGAAGTGCTCGGTGCGGACGTTCGCGATCGACGGGCGCTCACCGCGGTGAAAGCCAACGTCGGGTATCTGCCGGACGAACTCGGATTCGAGGAGCGACTGACCGGTCGCCAGGCGCTCGACTACTTCGCGCGGATGCGGGGGGACGACCGACGGGACGAACTCCTGGACCTGTTCGATCCGCCGCTCGAGAAGCGGATCGAGACGTACTCCTCTGGGAACCGGCGGATGCTCGGCATCGTCCAGGCGTTCATGCACGATCCGGACCTCGCCATCCTGGACGAACCGACCGCCGGCCTGGACCCGCTCAAGCAGGACCGGATGCACGCGTTCCTCGAGTCGGAACGCGACGCCGGAAAGACGATCTTCTTCTCGTCGCACGTCCTCAGCGAAGTCCAGCGCGTCTGTGACCGCGTCGGGATCATCCGCGCGGGGGAACTGGTCGCCCTGGAGGACATCGACGTTTTGCTCGAACAGGGCGGCAAGGACGTGCGGGTCCAGCTATCGGAGCCGATCGCCAGGGAGCGGTTCGCAACGGCGGAGATGATCGACCTCGAGATCGTCGACAGGACGGTTCGATTCACCTACACCGGCGATCCAGCCGCGTTACTGGAACACATCGTCCAGTTCGACATCGACGACGTCGACATCGGCGATCCGCAACTCGACGATATCTTCAAGCACTACTACGGGGACGACGCCACCTCGGGGGCAGAATGA
- a CDS encoding DUF7344 domain-containing protein — MTTEITRVTPSNGAATLPVNTVFELLLDEQRRAALYYLSQNVGAVSIDDVTAQLAHREGDPTRERRDAIATAFYHTHLPRLIDTGVVRYDREGGTIERRAAAAALDPYLELAHRDVCRPS, encoded by the coding sequence ATGACGACAGAAATCACCCGCGTAACCCCCTCGAACGGTGCCGCAACGCTCCCCGTGAACACGGTGTTCGAGTTACTGCTCGACGAACAGCGCCGGGCCGCGCTGTACTACCTGTCCCAGAACGTGGGGGCAGTGTCGATCGACGACGTGACCGCACAACTCGCCCACCGGGAGGGCGATCCGACACGCGAGCGACGCGACGCGATCGCGACCGCGTTCTACCACACGCACCTGCCGAGACTGATCGATACGGGCGTCGTCCGGTACGATCGAGAGGGTGGAACGATCGAGCGACGCGCGGCCGCGGCGGCTCTCGATCCGTACCTCGAACTCGCACACCGTGACGTGTGCCGGCCCAGTTGA
- a CDS encoding DUF1405 domain-containing protein: protein MSTSTGIPDRDPLPSYLAPLPKTIEDLGLRFAWLIVAINLAGTAFGFWYYSGQFATTAPVMWPWVPDSPMATLLVALAIAAWKLGHEQPWLTALAFFGNVILGLWTPYTLLVFSDIYAAQTHPLMYQFLFWSHLAMVVQAYVLHRISDFPVWGVAVALAWYTSNLLVDYFVPIVGEPHHTILPVPRDTPTFLGADALGAAAAGEVTFTLLALFLALATRVKKCEAARLQDESG from the coding sequence ATGTCCACGTCGACCGGGATCCCCGATCGCGACCCGTTGCCGAGCTATCTCGCCCCCCTACCGAAGACGATCGAGGATCTGGGGCTCCGGTTCGCGTGGCTGATCGTCGCGATCAACCTGGCGGGGACGGCCTTCGGCTTCTGGTACTACTCGGGCCAGTTCGCGACGACGGCGCCCGTGATGTGGCCGTGGGTCCCCGACAGCCCGATGGCGACTCTGCTCGTCGCGCTGGCGATCGCAGCGTGGAAACTCGGCCACGAACAGCCGTGGCTCACGGCACTCGCCTTCTTCGGAAACGTCATCCTCGGGCTGTGGACGCCCTACACGCTGCTGGTCTTCTCGGATATCTACGCCGCACAGACCCACCCGCTGATGTACCAGTTCCTCTTCTGGAGCCACCTCGCGATGGTCGTCCAGGCCTACGTGCTCCACCGGATCTCGGACTTCCCCGTCTGGGGGGTCGCCGTCGCGCTCGCCTGGTACACGAGCAACCTGCTCGTCGACTACTTCGTCCCGATCGTCGGCGAGCCACACCACACGATTCTCCCGGTTCCGCGGGACACGCCGACGTTTCTCGGCGCCGACGCGCTGGGTGCCGCGGCCGCGGGCGAGGTGACGTTTACGCTCCTGGCGCTCTTTCTCGCGCTCGCCACCCGGGTCAAAAAGTGTGAGGCGGCCAGACTGCAGGACGAGAGCGGTTGA
- the pdxS gene encoding pyridoxal 5'-phosphate synthase lyase subunit PdxS encodes MAEDTDLEELRRGTDLVKRGFARMQKGGVIMDVVDKEQARIAEDAGAVAVMALEAVPADIRKRGGVARMADPADVEEIVEEVSIPVMGKARIGHTKEAQILEAVGVDMIDESEVLTPADDAYHIDKREFTAPFVCGARDLGEALRRINEGAAMIRTKGEAGTGDVNQAVHHQRTIKGAIRELAGMSHEEREAYAREIEAPAELVHETAEMGRLPVVNFAAGGIATPADAALMMHHECDGIFVGSGIFGAENPPEMAEAIVEATTNWDDPETLAEISKNLGKGMKGDANADLPDEEKLQGRGV; translated from the coding sequence ATGGCGGAAGACACCGATCTGGAGGAATTGCGACGCGGGACCGATCTCGTCAAGCGCGGGTTCGCCCGAATGCAGAAAGGCGGCGTCATCATGGACGTCGTCGACAAAGAACAGGCCCGCATCGCGGAGGACGCGGGCGCCGTCGCGGTCATGGCTCTGGAGGCCGTCCCGGCGGACATCCGCAAGCGCGGCGGCGTCGCCCGGATGGCCGACCCCGCCGACGTCGAGGAAATCGTCGAGGAGGTCTCGATCCCGGTGATGGGCAAGGCCCGCATCGGTCACACGAAGGAAGCCCAGATCTTAGAGGCCGTCGGCGTCGACATGATCGACGAGTCGGAGGTTCTCACCCCCGCCGACGACGCCTACCACATCGACAAGCGGGAGTTCACGGCCCCGTTCGTCTGCGGCGCTCGCGACCTCGGCGAAGCCCTCCGCCGGATCAACGAGGGCGCGGCGATGATCCGCACCAAGGGCGAGGCGGGAACGGGCGACGTCAACCAGGCCGTCCACCACCAGCGGACGATCAAGGGAGCGATCCGCGAACTGGCGGGCATGAGCCACGAGGAACGGGAGGCCTACGCCCGCGAGATCGAGGCCCCCGCGGAACTGGTCCACGAGACCGCCGAGATGGGACGGCTTCCCGTCGTCAACTTCGCCGCCGGCGGCATCGCGACGCCCGCCGACGCCGCGCTCATGATGCACCACGAGTGCGACGGCATCTTCGTCGGCAGCGGCATCTTCGGCGCGGAGAACCCGCCGGAGATGGCCGAGGCGATCGTCGAGGCCACCACCAACTGGGACGACCCCGAGACGCTCGCCGAGATCTCGAAGAACCTCGGCAAGGGGATGAAAGGCGACGCGAATGCCGACCTCCCCGACGAGGAGAAACTGCAGGGTCGCGGCGTCTGA
- a CDS encoding DUF7289 family protein has protein sequence MGRVFPDGRSGDRRTDGSEGRSSTGSRSGTGSRGQAHVLGLVLLVGLVAVASVGIVMLGSTALDARETTAETERAEGSMLEFTHAAKTAAITGQRSTTVTLGPFDHGSVETRPDDGRVRITHVTDSEEVLYDASLGTIAYVDGETEIAAQGGGLWRREGDDVVSLSSPGVEYRDGTLSVPVVHVTGDGVHGRSSDVAVTRSSSPTTIDRPDRDGDRFHASADVRIEIESAYCEGWERDLEAAVPGSVVERCSEGQPGRLRIELTEPTTIRSIESAVVAHEIDVHRDAPPIEGDVRTAAVDDDRVDGTVHDTGYDAPSVDDAVDAMVDRCADEGFESLPEEVTEPGRYCVDTIDDGHTIDTSAGAVEIVVRDSIGDPNYQEDLRVEGENDLTIYVDGDLSARGNAVIGNESDPSRTRLLFSADGSVTTANGNPTIAALVYAPDSTVSVQGNPTIDGSIVAQRVEIDNIRPGVVRYDDRIAGVDTTPGPGPHLRYLDATAYELSIDD, from the coding sequence ATGGGGCGGGTGTTTCCCGACGGTCGATCTGGAGATCGTCGAACCGACGGAAGCGAGGGACGCAGTTCGACCGGATCGAGGTCCGGAACCGGGAGTCGGGGCCAGGCCCACGTTCTCGGGCTGGTTCTCCTCGTGGGACTCGTCGCGGTCGCGAGCGTCGGGATCGTCATGCTCGGGTCGACCGCACTCGACGCTCGGGAAACGACGGCCGAAACCGAACGCGCCGAGGGATCGATGCTCGAGTTCACCCACGCCGCGAAGACGGCCGCGATAACCGGCCAGCGATCGACGACCGTCACGCTCGGGCCGTTCGATCACGGGTCGGTCGAGACGAGACCCGACGACGGCCGGGTGCGAATCACGCACGTCACCGACTCCGAGGAGGTGCTGTACGACGCCTCGCTCGGCACGATCGCGTACGTCGACGGCGAGACCGAGATCGCCGCCCAGGGCGGCGGACTGTGGCGGCGCGAGGGCGACGACGTCGTCTCGCTCTCCTCGCCCGGCGTCGAGTACCGGGATGGAACGCTCTCGGTTCCCGTCGTTCACGTGACCGGGGACGGCGTCCATGGCCGGTCCTCCGACGTTGCGGTGACTCGATCGAGTTCCCCGACGACGATCGACCGTCCCGACCGCGACGGCGACCGGTTCCACGCCTCGGCCGACGTCCGGATCGAGATCGAGAGCGCGTACTGCGAGGGCTGGGAGCGGGACCTCGAGGCGGCGGTCCCGGGGAGCGTCGTCGAACGGTGTTCGGAGGGACAGCCAGGTCGCCTGCGGATCGAACTGACCGAGCCGACGACGATCCGCTCGATCGAGAGCGCCGTCGTCGCCCACGAGATCGACGTCCATCGAGACGCACCGCCGATCGAGGGCGACGTGCGAACTGCCGCCGTCGACGACGATCGAGTCGACGGGACGGTGCACGACACGGGGTACGACGCCCCGTCGGTCGACGACGCCGTCGACGCGATGGTCGACCGCTGTGCCGACGAGGGATTCGAGTCTCTCCCCGAGGAGGTGACCGAACCCGGCCGCTACTGCGTCGATACGATAGACGACGGCCACACGATCGATACGTCCGCGGGAGCCGTCGAGATCGTCGTTCGCGACTCGATCGGTGATCCGAACTACCAGGAGGATCTGCGCGTCGAGGGCGAGAACGACCTGACGATCTACGTCGACGGCGATCTCTCGGCGCGCGGCAATGCCGTGATCGGGAACGAGTCCGACCCGTCCCGGACGCGCCTGCTGTTCTCCGCCGACGGATCCGTGACGACTGCGAACGGCAACCCGACGATCGCGGCGCTCGTCTACGCACCGGATTCGACCGTCTCCGTCCAGGGGAATCCGACGATCGACGGGAGTATCGTCGCCCAGCGGGTCGAGATCGACAATATCCGACCCGGCGTGGTCCGGTACGACGATCGGATCGCCGGCGTCGACACGACCCCCGGTCCCGGGCCGCACCTCCGGTATCTCGACGCGACCGCGTACGAACTCTCGATCGACGACTGA
- a CDS encoding homoserine kinase encodes MLSVRAPATSANLGSGFDVFGVALGTPADVIRVERAPETEITVTGAGSQYIPEDPDQNTVGAVADALDAPAHIEIDKGVRPSSGLGSSAASAAGAAVALNALYDRGLSREELVPVAAEGEALVSGVAHADNVAPSLLGGFTIVTDDGVTQVDASIPVVVCLPEITVSTRDARGIVPETASMTDVVETVGNAATLTVGMARDDPELVGRGMGSEIVTPERAALIDGFDAVSEAALEAGATGVTVSGAGPGVLAVCHADDRQAVAGTMIDAFDDAGIESRAYQTAVSDGARLYRD; translated from the coding sequence ATGCTATCCGTGCGGGCACCGGCGACGAGCGCGAACCTCGGGAGTGGCTTCGACGTCTTCGGCGTCGCGCTCGGGACGCCCGCGGACGTCATTCGCGTCGAACGCGCGCCCGAGACGGAGATTACGGTCACGGGTGCCGGGAGCCAGTACATCCCCGAGGACCCGGACCAGAACACCGTCGGTGCCGTCGCGGACGCCCTCGACGCGCCGGCCCACATCGAGATCGACAAGGGCGTCCGCCCCTCCTCGGGACTGGGGTCGTCGGCCGCGAGCGCGGCCGGGGCCGCCGTCGCGCTGAACGCGCTCTACGATCGAGGTCTCTCCCGGGAGGAACTCGTCCCCGTCGCCGCCGAAGGCGAAGCCCTCGTCTCGGGGGTCGCCCACGCGGACAACGTCGCCCCGTCGTTGTTGGGTGGGTTCACGATCGTCACCGACGACGGCGTCACGCAGGTCGACGCGTCGATCCCCGTCGTCGTCTGTCTCCCCGAAATCACCGTCTCGACGCGCGACGCGCGCGGAATCGTTCCCGAAACTGCGTCGATGACCGACGTCGTCGAGACCGTCGGGAACGCCGCCACTCTGACCGTCGGGATGGCCCGCGACGACCCCGAACTCGTCGGCCGCGGGATGGGTAGCGAAATCGTCACCCCCGAACGCGCCGCACTGATCGACGGCTTCGACGCCGTCTCCGAGGCGGCACTCGAGGCCGGCGCGACCGGCGTCACCGTCAGCGGGGCCGGGCCGGGCGTGCTCGCAGTCTGTCACGCGGACGATCGGCAGGCCGTCGCCGGGACGATGATCGACGCCTTCGACGACGCCGGTATCGAGAGTCGGGCGTACCAGACGGCCGTCAGCGACGGGGCGCGACTGTATCGCGACTGA
- a CDS encoding FAD-dependent oxidoreductase, whose product MIAVVGGTCSGLAAAARLAERGHDVRVVDASDEIGGLARTAVTNGDPIETVPVSLSRPEDDRACDLLADLGLDAGLEWHPTRSGRYVDGTVHPIDAPWEFLALPDLSFGDTARLAALTSGVDGSGLPRSLPERGAYDDHAAFAGVPAREFLHTHASSRVYDRFVEPVLAARFGSHAPDVSAAWVLDHLRADRETTRFGRPIRGYLAGSAARLVDALVETIGPERIHTNARVTEVAVGDAVESITVDRAGESGTETWAVDAVVIATGPAPLAELTGHGCSLPMQTRTCVRVATTTALTDLYRVTMDADAPFDELVAHTALVPADRYDGHHQYYLLDGGTAAARDRSTGAIERRWIEALAERFAAFDPNDLRTVETARFRQPVYEASYRTSLVPIDLADDVADGVYYAGIASAPHYPERRLGGAIDAGVACADRLDGRDRDRRARRQMRL is encoded by the coding sequence ATGATCGCCGTCGTCGGTGGCACCTGCTCCGGACTCGCGGCCGCCGCCCGTCTCGCCGAGCGTGGCCACGACGTTCGCGTGGTCGACGCGAGCGACGAGATCGGCGGCCTCGCGCGGACGGCGGTGACGAACGGCGACCCGATCGAGACCGTCCCCGTCTCGCTGTCCCGCCCGGAGGACGACCGGGCCTGCGACCTGCTCGCCGACCTGGGGCTGGACGCCGGCCTCGAGTGGCACCCGACCCGGTCCGGGCGGTACGTCGACGGGACCGTCCACCCGATCGACGCGCCGTGGGAGTTTCTCGCCCTGCCGGACCTCTCGTTCGGCGACACCGCGCGGCTGGCGGCACTGACGAGCGGCGTCGACGGAAGCGGCCTCCCGCGATCGCTCCCGGAACGCGGCGCGTACGACGACCACGCCGCGTTCGCCGGCGTCCCGGCCCGGGAGTTTCTCCACACGCACGCGTCGAGTCGCGTCTACGATCGGTTCGTCGAACCCGTCCTCGCGGCGCGGTTCGGGTCCCACGCGCCCGACGTCAGCGCCGCGTGGGTTCTCGATCACCTCCGGGCCGACCGGGAGACGACCCGCTTCGGCCGGCCGATTCGTGGCTACCTCGCGGGCAGTGCCGCCCGACTCGTCGACGCGCTCGTCGAGACGATCGGTCCCGAGAGAATCCACACGAACGCACGCGTTACCGAGGTCGCCGTCGGTGACGCGGTCGAGTCGATCACCGTCGATCGGGCCGGCGAGTCGGGGACGGAGACGTGGGCCGTCGACGCGGTCGTGATCGCCACGGGGCCGGCCCCACTGGCTGAACTCACGGGACACGGCTGTTCGCTCCCGATGCAAACGCGGACCTGCGTCCGCGTCGCGACGACGACCGCGCTGACCGACCTGTACCGGGTGACGATGGACGCGGACGCGCCGTTCGACGAACTCGTCGCGCACACAGCGCTGGTCCCCGCCGACCGGTACGACGGCCACCACCAGTACTATCTCCTCGACGGCGGCACTGCGGCCGCCCGCGACCGGTCGACGGGAGCGATCGAGCGCCGGTGGATCGAGGCGCTGGCGGAGCGGTTCGCGGCGTTCGACCCGAACGACCTCCGGACGGTCGAGACGGCCCGGTTCCGCCAGCCGGTCTACGAGGCGAGCTATCGAACGTCGCTCGTCCCCATCGATCTCGCCGACGACGTGGCTGATGGCGTCTACTACGCCGGAATCGCGAGCGCGCCCCACTATCCGGAGCGACGGCTGGGCGGGGCGATCGACGCCGGAGTGGCGTGTGCCGATCGACTCGACGGGCGCGATCGCGATCGGCGAGCCAGACGGCAGATGCGTCTCTGA
- a CDS encoding MFS transporter, which yields MALNPNDRSIAGFTMAGHALVHWFETSIPIFLVVWLAEFDVGVALFGLVVALGYAPFGLGALPGGILADRFGTKRLILACLAGMSLAFLVLSIGTSIYAIAAGLLLWGIAASIYHPAGLALISTGVEDRGTVFAWHGIAGNAGIALGPFAAATLLIVLEWQLVAALLALPGLVAVLYGLTAEFDPAAAVDDDADAGPDEALSLSDLVGDSRALFASAFAIVFVVVAFEGLYYRGMLTYLPEILHGLPAMDALDLPASLEGIEPADYIYVGLLVVGMAGQYAGGKLTNRVAPARGMAAIFGVLAVLAVAFVPVTGLGLGAIVVLCGVFGFFLFAIQPFYQNAVAVYTPPDSRGLSYGYTYLGEFGLGSASIAIGGFVLGGFPLSAFFLLIAGFAVAGGLLSLGLVVGLDRYLVTGRAPEKRPDVDD from the coding sequence ATGGCACTGAACCCGAACGATCGATCGATCGCCGGCTTTACGATGGCCGGTCACGCGCTGGTTCACTGGTTCGAGACGTCGATTCCGATCTTCCTCGTCGTCTGGCTCGCCGAGTTCGACGTCGGCGTCGCGCTGTTCGGCCTCGTCGTCGCGCTGGGTTACGCGCCGTTCGGCCTCGGGGCGCTTCCCGGGGGCATCCTCGCCGATCGGTTCGGGACGAAACGGCTCATCCTCGCCTGTCTCGCCGGAATGAGCCTCGCCTTTCTGGTGCTCTCGATCGGGACGTCGATCTACGCGATCGCCGCCGGACTCCTCCTGTGGGGGATCGCCGCCAGCATCTACCATCCGGCGGGCCTCGCGCTGATCAGCACCGGCGTCGAGGACCGCGGGACCGTCTTCGCCTGGCACGGCATCGCCGGCAACGCCGGCATCGCGCTCGGCCCGTTCGCCGCCGCGACCCTGCTCATCGTCCTCGAGTGGCAACTCGTCGCCGCCCTGCTCGCGCTCCCCGGCCTCGTCGCCGTCCTCTACGGACTCACCGCGGAGTTCGATCCCGCCGCAGCGGTCGACGACGACGCCGACGCCGGCCCCGACGAGGCGCTCTCCCTGTCCGACCTGGTCGGCGACTCCCGCGCGCTGTTCGCGAGCGCCTTCGCGATCGTCTTCGTCGTCGTCGCCTTCGAAGGGCTGTACTACCGGGGGATGCTCACCTATCTGCCCGAGATCCTCCACGGCCTCCCGGCGATGGACGCGCTCGACCTGCCGGCGAGTCTCGAGGGGATCGAACCCGCCGACTACATTTACGTCGGCCTGCTGGTCGTCGGGATGGCCGGCCAGTACGCCGGCGGCAAGTTGACGAACCGCGTCGCACCCGCCCGCGGAATGGCGGCGATCTTCGGCGTTCTCGCGGTCCTCGCCGTCGCGTTCGTCCCGGTTACGGGACTCGGACTGGGGGCGATCGTCGTCCTCTGTGGCGTCTTCGGGTTCTTCCTCTTCGCGATCCAGCCGTTCTACCAGAACGCCGTCGCGGTCTACACGCCACCGGACAGTCGCGGCCTCTCCTACGGCTACACGTATCTCGGCGAGTTCGGTCTCGGCTCGGCGAGCATCGCGATCGGCGGCTTCGTCCTCGGCGGCTTCCCGCTGTCGGCGTTTTTCCTGTTGATCGCCGGGTTCGCGGTCGCCGGCGGCCTCCTCTCGCTCGGGTTGGTCGTCGGACTCGATCGGTATCTCGTGACCGGACGCGCGCCGGAGAAACGGCCCGACGTCGACGACTGA
- a CDS encoding DUF6149 family protein, whose product MKIRQNARHFASRKALEIPGVRSVTRSGLVRLHTSVFTKKADPDHADERTDRLDAFFDATMDTYLRALQDGYSEAEAREITHVQANFDFYNHGWTEMMEFPADELDDHYDRYRDFFETWGITIDDPLGQFAPPEGLPDAPSTPEKLEEPEHPYAEGGFADDVYVETADGDLVVGGQEEPDDVDVTRAVGVDGEPNDATEDD is encoded by the coding sequence ATGAAGATTCGCCAGAACGCGCGTCACTTCGCCTCGCGGAAGGCCCTCGAGATCCCGGGCGTTCGATCGGTCACCAGGTCGGGGCTGGTCCGCCTTCACACGTCGGTGTTCACGAAGAAGGCCGACCCCGATCACGCCGACGAGCGCACCGATCGCCTCGACGCCTTCTTCGACGCGACGATGGACACCTACCTCCGGGCGCTCCAGGACGGCTACTCCGAAGCCGAGGCCCGGGAGATCACCCACGTCCAGGCCAACTTCGACTTCTACAACCACGGCTGGACCGAGATGATGGAGTTCCCCGCCGACGAACTCGACGATCACTACGATCGCTACCGGGACTTCTTCGAGACGTGGGGGATCACGATCGACGACCCGCTCGGCCAGTTCGCGCCGCCGGAGGGACTCCCCGACGCCCCCTCGACCCCGGAGAAACTCGAGGAACCCGAACATCCGTACGCCGAGGGCGGGTTCGCGGACGACGTTTACGTCGAGACCGCGGACGGCGATCTCGTCGTCGGCGGGCAGGAGGAACCCGACGACGTCGACGTCACGCGGGCCGTCGGCGTGGACGGTGAACCCAACGACGCGACCGAAGACGACTGA